A section of the Stenotrophomonas sp. 364 genome encodes:
- a CDS encoding cellulase family glycosylhydrolase: MRKWPSLLLATLLAVAPMAHATEAARWTPAQAESWYAKQEWLVGANYTTSNAINQLEMFQADTFDPEAIDRELRWAHEQFGMNTMRVYLHDLLWQQDPQGFIKRVDTFLSIAEKHGIRPMLVLFDSCWDPDPKLGPQHRPIPGVHNSGWVQSPSRHMLVDPANDKHFREYVEGVVGAFAKDKRVLAWDLWNEPDNPGGGNYMDKQLKGEQERIAGLLPQIFDWARAQKPVQPLTSGVWIGDDWSPGAASLTSIQRTQLERSDVITFHNYEQPEAFVSRIEQLRKYGRPLICTEWLARGAGSNVDTILPIARRENIGMINWGFVDGAIQTRFPWDSWQRPYTMEAPTVWFHDLLNADGTPYRAREAELFRTLAKTPRKSVPAF, encoded by the coding sequence ATGCGAAAGTGGCCTTCCCTCTTGCTGGCGACGTTGCTCGCCGTTGCGCCCATGGCGCATGCGACCGAAGCCGCACGCTGGACGCCGGCGCAGGCTGAAAGCTGGTATGCGAAGCAGGAATGGCTGGTGGGGGCGAACTACACCACCTCCAACGCCATCAACCAGCTGGAAATGTTCCAGGCCGACACTTTCGACCCGGAAGCCATCGACCGCGAGCTTCGTTGGGCGCACGAGCAGTTCGGCATGAACACCATGCGCGTGTACCTCCACGATCTGCTCTGGCAGCAGGACCCGCAGGGCTTCATCAAGCGCGTGGATACGTTCCTGAGCATCGCTGAAAAGCATGGCATCCGCCCGATGCTGGTGCTGTTCGACAGCTGCTGGGACCCGGACCCGAAGCTGGGCCCGCAGCACCGCCCCATTCCCGGCGTGCACAACTCCGGCTGGGTGCAGAGCCCGAGCCGCCACATGCTGGTGGACCCAGCCAACGACAAGCACTTCCGCGAGTACGTGGAAGGCGTGGTCGGCGCATTCGCCAAAGACAAGCGCGTGCTGGCCTGGGACCTGTGGAACGAGCCGGACAACCCCGGTGGCGGCAACTACATGGACAAGCAGTTGAAGGGCGAGCAGGAGCGCATCGCCGGGCTGTTGCCCCAGATCTTCGATTGGGCGCGTGCCCAAAAGCCGGTGCAGCCGCTCACCAGCGGCGTGTGGATCGGTGATGACTGGTCACCGGGCGCCGCCTCCCTCACCTCGATCCAGCGCACGCAGTTGGAGCGCTCGGACGTGATCACCTTCCACAACTACGAGCAGCCTGAAGCATTTGTGTCCCGCATCGAGCAACTGCGCAAGTATGGCCGCCCGCTCATCTGCACCGAGTGGCTTGCCCGCGGCGCCGGCTCCAATGTGGACACGATCCTGCCGATCGCCCGCCGCGAGAACATCGGGATGATCAACTGGGGCTTCGTTGACGGCGCGATCCAGACCCGCTTCCCTTGGGACAGCTGGCAGCGCCCGTACACGATGGAGGCACCCACCGTGTGGTTCCACGACCTGCTCAACGCCGATGGCACGCCGTATCGCGCTCGAGAGGCGGAGCTGTTCCGCACCCTGGCAAAAACGCCGCGCAAGTCCGTTCCTGCCTTCTGA